GTTATTTTCAGCACGATAAGACCAGTCGAGCTCCTGGATTACCTTCTTTTCGCGAAGCTCTGGGATTTCTCGGCATTTGTCTGCAATAGTATTCGTAATGTTGAAAACGAATTTGTACATATCGAATCCGAGTTCGTAGACCCTTCCGTCAAGCCTTAGGCTAGGCTTTTGGCAGAACATTTCGAGGTCTTTCATGAGATTTGCGGCGTAGTCGAAGATCTCAGCGATATCACTCATTTCCCTCTGCACGAATCGCAACTTGGCTTTGTAATTTTTGTTTTTTTCGTCAGGTATCGTGTTATCGATAAATGATTTCACGCTTTTTGCGAGCACTTCTAGTGGTATTAGAAGGTGTTGCGAATGGCTAACGAGAACATTTTCCTCGACCTTGACATGGAGACGAATTTCGTCGACGTCGCCGACATGGTGAAAATAGTTTCTGACAATCCGGAGCATTTTGAATTCTGGAGCAGTTTTGATGCTGCAGTTGAATAGCTCAAGCAGCTTATCAGCCGTAGAGTGGAGGTTATTCAGGTAGGTAAACAGCGTGTTGATGTCCCGCTCTTCAGAATGCCGGATGTCCAACAGTTCGCGCTGGCTGTGAAAATACCGATCAATAAACGTGTACTTCTCCATGTGGCTAGGCTCCACTCCCCGGCTGATTTCACATCTTATATACTGAGGCGCAAGATTGTTCGAACTCGTGCTCATTCACCCCGTTCTGCGCACAGTCTAGGGCGAGGTAAGCCATGTGTTGGCAACCTTCACGCCTTCCAGTCTGCGCGAGTAGGCCGGGCTATATCCATTCTATTGCATGACCACCACAGCCAATGCCTGTAGGCGGTGATGCGATTTTTGGACTGCCCCGGCCCCTGTAGACATTTTCCAGCCTCAAAGTGAGGCACTTTCGAAGGCCTCAGGGCTGACGCCGCCCAGGTGACTGTGACGACGCGGTAAATCGCTTCAATGTAGCCGCCTGCGCAGAGTCTGTCCTCTGCGCGACAGGCTCATCCGAGATGCGACGGACGCAACTTCACAACTCCGAGCGGCCCCTTTTTGACTTGGTGCCCAGCAAGCCCCTCAAACGGGTAGATTGAGGTCTGCGATGTACTTGCTCATGTGCTTATGGATCAGCATGCGACTGAAGGCGACATAGGCTTCCTTGGGATCGAGAAACGAGACCAAATCTTCCAGATCGGCGCCAGGGTCTCTGTGTCCCTCCAAAGCATCCACAGTATGACGAATCGCGGCGCGTACCATGCGAGCATGGCGTGCGCGCATTTGCAGCAGCTCCGCACGGGCTAGTCCAAGGTAATAGATGCTGGCTTTACCCTTGGGGCTCGGCTCTCCATCAATCAATCGCGGCTCCACGCGCCCATCATCCAGGAATACAAGATGGTCGGCAGGATCATCGATGCAGGGGTTCAGCAGCAACGGTTCTTCCCTGAGAACAAACCAAGGCCCAGACGCTCGCTTTGTCTCATCAGCAAGAGGGAAGAAGTTAGCCTTCCCGATCACCCTCGCGTTGCCATCGCAATCATCCTGCGTCCTCGGGCGGTTGCAGTCAGCGCAGGACAAAAGAAGGTTTGGCCACTTAGCTGCCAACCAATAATATCCAGGTGCGACCTGTGCAGGCGCATCATCAGTCTTGGGGTAGACAACCACCTTTCCCTTTGGCCTATAGTGCTCCACGTCACCGGGCTGACTACCCGCCAACAGCGATTCGCAAAACATACATTTGCGCCCGAATAATTCCGCCAGCTTCTCTTTAACTGGATCGGCCGAGTACGCGTTGAATTTTCGCTCTTTAGGTTCGAGATTACGGTGCTTCCTCAGTTCTGCGAGCCCTTTCCGGACTAAACCTTTAGGAGTACTACCCTTAGGGCGCTCAACCTTGATCATTGCCCGCTCTCTACCCGGCCAGCCAATGGCGTGACCTGCTGCATGAGGAATTTGAGCTTCGACACAGTCGAGTCAGTAAAGAGCTGTACATTCGCAGCCGCTTCCGCAGGAATATCGACCGCACCTGTAGCGTCCAGCATCTGCAGAGCCATTCGCTCTCGACGGCTGCCGCCGAGGTAACGAGTGTCCGTTAGCTCCGCTACCAGCTCGGCAAGCGACTGCTCTTCCTCGACAGACCGCTCCGGCTTGCTCAACAGCTCTTCATAAGTCTGAATCTTGATTTCGAGCTCAGGATCCACTGTGCTGCGCAGTCCAAAATGCTCTGATGTAAGGAGCTGCTCAACCCTGAGCTTGGACACAGTGGGTAGGTTTTCGAGCGCGTAGATATGGTTCAGCCTGTCCCGCCGCAGCACTGCAACCTCACCTTCCTTCAAACCACGAAGGCACAGTGGGTCATGAGTGCTGTAGATGATCTGGGCACCGGGGAACGCTTCCCGTAGCGCCGGCAGACACTGGAGTCGCCAGGCCGGGTGAAAATGGTTACCGAGTTCATCGATCAAGACTATTCCTTCTGCCGAATCAAGCGCGGCGCCGGATAGCGAGAGCACCTGCATGATGTCCACAGCCATGCCGATCATGCACTGGTACCCGTCGCTCAGCTCATGGAGCTGGCGCCCTTCGATGCCGCCAACATTGAGACTTAAGGAGCCATCGGCAGCAATGATGACCTTCACCTGATGATCCTTCGGCATCAACCTGAGCAGTACTTCGTTGACCTCTTCCAGGCGCTTGCGATCGAGGCTTACCAGCCACTCTGATGGGTTAGTGATCGGGAGGAACGGGTCGAACAGGTTATCGATCTTCGCATGGTCTTTTCCGGGCTTTGCTTTGTGGCGCTTGGTTGCGAGCAAACGCGTGGCCCCATACGCCACAACCAACGAGCGAGAGTGCTCGTTGCTGAACCGGATCTTCTTATTGCGAGTGAAGGTCATCGAGACCTGATCGCCACCCACCAAGGTGACGACGACTGAACCCTCGTAGGATCCCGTAGCCAGAAGTTTGTTGCTGGTGCGACGAA
This window of the Pseudomonas fluorescens genome carries:
- a CDS encoding AAA family ATPase translates to MYLIPFLADDRSQWEQLYGPSSKGWPHRDDILRKYRSDLADDLIKVFGPICCYCESYAHRGSGAIERFRPKAGVRGEPHYAHLQADWRNLYWACPVCNRYKSKRFPQMGHSCPDSPYLETVTVERPGLIDPCSDEPDLHLKFESNGIVLPLSDRGKITIDLLDLNRRQLVQTRREQAVLMTAGKPSWHEESDHRAHAALWRQLSAELSRTSWEFPRPIVDEREDEPATYEAAAPTERIDTETKEGMDSYLTKAQYVTRLETKNFGPIDHLDLNLEAPGASSAPCYALLGENGAGKSTVLRALALALSGEAYSKALRRTSNKLLATGSYEGSVVVTLVGGDQVSMTFTRNKKIRFSNEHSRSLVVAYGATRLLATKRHKAKPGKDHAKIDNLFDPFLPITNPSEWLVSLDRKRLEEVNEVLLRLMPKDHQVKVIIAADGSLSLNVGGIEGRQLHELSDGYQCMIGMAVDIMQVLSLSGAALDSAEGIVLIDELGNHFHPAWRLQCLPALREAFPGAQIIYSTHDPLCLRGLKEGEVAVLRRDRLNHIYALENLPTVSKLRVEQLLTSEHFGLRSTVDPELEIKIQTYEELLSKPERSVEEEQSLAELVAELTDTRYLGGSRRERMALQMLDATGAVDIPAEAAANVQLFTDSTVSKLKFLMQQVTPLAGRVESGQ